A single genomic interval of Flammeovirga agarivorans harbors:
- a CDS encoding SusC/RagA family TonB-linked outer membrane protein has protein sequence MMKRIIQIANFLILFILTFFITNVANAQDITVKGIVHDPKGITIPGASVSVVNELKGTISDIDGKFTVSNVKVGDIILISFIGYEKYTFTVKESMKPEIKVYLKESVSELDEVVVIGYGEQKKEDLTGAISRVSGKDIERSTNASFENELQGRMAGVRVVSNSGQPGASSSVSIRGVNSIGGNNRPLYVIDGVPIISDDNMGFAQNEGSGQSAMADINPADIKSVEVLKDASSTAIYGSMGSNGVILITTKQGEAGDIKTNVSGKYGVQELPKWMYKDVLDTPGYMSLRAETNRLSSTDSLNYLGNTSDTLTNTNWQDQLYRQGYVADINASVSGGTRKFNFRTSANYYKSEGIIENSGFERITFNANVNGQVSEKLRMSSTIYIANSDAQQVNTGTGFDPSKGQGSVVLQGLRAQPTLDLEGNNLINNSLALFNNTPLDMVRLNSMQNLTNVLVGNLSLDYNIGKGFALTTRYGVNNGNRENNFYRATNPANRIDDIDGWAKRRFSSFSSWNWDNQIRYNKKVNKFNVNALLMSSLRSSQDNWSSQEAQNFPSDALKWYNMGAGTSQLSNNSGYGKRTLMSFTARAILSYDNRYFLTVSERIDGASQFSKNNKWASFPAVSASWKINQEKFFSVRNVDLLKLRASYGTNGSPASRIGQSLAIYSTHYGVLGSETKYRSPALREAFFTNDELKWELTKELNFGLDFSFYKSRITFTGDYYIKNTDDLLLNTNVPGYTGFKEGLVNVGSLQNKGLELMLKTTNVESGDFSWSSSIMYTNAKTYITDLNVDKLNTGYQNPWINEGATQRLIIGKELGTFWGRKQEGVFQYEDFKEFRGMTTEEAARKYREDLKEAKYQVGGLNGKYTPWKEKDVGQARYPGQPKYKDLNGDGKINSEDLTEIGNAQPDFVWSLGNDFTYKNLTLSIFIVGEQGRQMANLNNWQLSFLNGSHNTTQEIFDNRWTPENPTEDTHIALGSNNQSTISFSDDFIEDASFVRLKRIDLMYRFVREKFNANLTFSVSDIYTWTNYSGYNPDVSLGGHNALKMGHDYGIYPLPITYNVGLNLTFK, from the coding sequence ATGATGAAAAGAATTATACAGATAGCCAATTTTTTAATACTATTCATTTTAACATTTTTTATTACTAATGTCGCTAACGCACAAGATATCACTGTTAAAGGAATTGTTCATGATCCGAAAGGAATCACAATACCTGGTGCATCAGTTTCTGTAGTAAATGAGTTGAAAGGAACAATATCAGATATTGATGGAAAGTTTACTGTCTCCAATGTGAAAGTGGGCGATATTATCCTCATCTCTTTCATAGGTTATGAAAAGTATACTTTCACTGTAAAAGAATCAATGAAACCCGAAATCAAAGTTTACTTAAAAGAAAGTGTAAGTGAACTGGATGAGGTAGTTGTTATCGGTTATGGTGAACAGAAAAAAGAAGACCTTACAGGTGCGATAAGTAGAGTATCAGGTAAGGATATCGAGAGATCAACCAATGCCTCTTTTGAGAATGAATTACAAGGTCGAATGGCGGGTGTTAGAGTAGTATCTAACAGTGGTCAGCCAGGAGCATCATCATCCGTTTCAATTAGAGGAGTCAACTCAATTGGTGGAAATAACAGACCATTGTATGTAATTGATGGAGTGCCAATCATTTCTGATGATAATATGGGTTTTGCTCAGAATGAAGGTTCGGGGCAAAGTGCAATGGCGGACATCAACCCTGCAGATATTAAATCGGTCGAAGTTTTAAAAGATGCTTCTTCTACTGCTATTTATGGATCTATGGGATCAAACGGTGTGATTTTAATTACTACGAAACAAGGTGAAGCGGGAGATATCAAAACCAATGTCAGTGGCAAATACGGTGTACAAGAATTACCAAAATGGATGTATAAAGATGTTTTGGATACACCTGGTTATATGTCATTAAGAGCAGAAACAAACAGATTATCTTCTACAGACTCTCTAAACTATTTAGGAAATACATCAGATACATTGACCAATACAAATTGGCAAGATCAATTATATAGACAAGGATATGTTGCGGATATAAACGCATCGGTATCGGGAGGAACAAGAAAATTTAACTTTAGAACTTCTGCTAACTACTATAAATCAGAAGGTATTATTGAAAATTCAGGTTTTGAAAGAATAACATTCAATGCCAATGTTAACGGTCAAGTTTCTGAAAAATTGAGAATGTCATCTACCATTTACATTGCAAACTCTGATGCACAACAGGTGAATACAGGTACTGGTTTTGACCCATCAAAAGGGCAAGGGAGTGTGGTTTTACAAGGTTTGAGAGCTCAGCCAACTTTGGATCTTGAAGGAAACAATTTGATAAATAACAGCCTTGCTTTATTTAACAATACACCATTGGATATGGTGAGGTTGAACAGTATGCAAAACCTAACGAATGTGTTGGTGGGTAATTTATCATTGGATTATAACATAGGAAAAGGGTTTGCATTAACGACTAGATATGGTGTAAACAACGGTAATAGAGAAAATAACTTCTATAGAGCTACAAATCCAGCGAACAGAATTGATGATATCGATGGCTGGGCAAAGAGACGTTTTTCTAGCTTTTCTTCATGGAACTGGGACAATCAAATCAGATACAACAAGAAAGTCAATAAGTTCAATGTAAATGCTTTATTGATGTCTTCATTGAGAAGTTCTCAAGACAACTGGTCAAGCCAAGAAGCACAAAACTTCCCTTCAGACGCTTTAAAGTGGTACAATATGGGAGCAGGAACATCTCAGCTTTCAAACAATAGTGGTTATGGAAAACGTACTTTAATGAGTTTTACAGCCAGAGCCATTTTAAGTTATGACAATCGTTATTTCTTAACTGTTTCGGAGCGTATAGATGGAGCATCACAATTCTCAAAGAACAATAAATGGGCTTCATTCCCTGCAGTATCTGCTTCATGGAAAATCAATCAAGAAAAGTTCTTTAGTGTTCGTAATGTAGATCTTCTGAAATTAAGAGCGAGTTACGGTACAAACGGTTCGCCTGCAAGTAGAATTGGACAATCATTAGCCATTTATTCTACACACTACGGTGTTCTAGGAAGTGAAACAAAGTATAGATCTCCAGCTTTAAGAGAAGCTTTCTTTACAAATGATGAGTTAAAGTGGGAGCTGACAAAAGAATTAAACTTTGGTCTAGACTTCAGTTTCTATAAATCAAGAATAACTTTTACAGGAGACTACTACATCAAAAATACTGATGACCTGCTATTGAATACTAATGTTCCGGGTTACACTGGTTTCAAGGAGGGTTTAGTAAATGTGGGTTCATTACAGAATAAAGGTCTTGAGTTGATGTTGAAAACTACAAATGTAGAATCGGGTGATTTTTCTTGGTCGAGTAGCATTATGTACACCAATGCTAAGACGTACATCACAGATTTAAATGTAGATAAATTAAATACAGGGTACCAAAATCCTTGGATTAACGAAGGAGCAACACAACGTTTAATTATTGGAAAAGAACTAGGTACTTTCTGGGGTAGAAAGCAAGAAGGGGTATTCCAATACGAAGACTTTAAGGAGTTTAGAGGAATGACAACTGAGGAAGCAGCCAGAAAATATAGAGAAGACCTAAAAGAAGCGAAATACCAAGTAGGTGGTTTAAATGGTAAGTACACTCCTTGGAAGGAAAAAGATGTTGGACAGGCAAGATACCCTGGTCAACCGAAATACAAGGACTTAAACGGTGATGGCAAAATTAACTCTGAGGACTTAACAGAAATCGGAAATGCTCAACCAGACTTTGTATGGTCATTAGGCAATGATTTTACATACAAAAACCTAACACTATCGATCTTTATTGTGGGTGAGCAAGGTAGACAAATGGCTAACTTGAATAACTGGCAGTTGAGCTTCCTAAATGGATCTCACAATACAACACAAGAGATCTTTGATAACCGTTGGACACCTGAAAATCCAACAGAGGATACGCATATTGCTTTGGGAAGTAACAACCAATCTACGATTTCATTCAGTGATGATTTTATCGAAGATGCCTCTTTCGTAAGGTTAAAAAGAATTGACCTGATGTATCGTTTTGTGAGAGAAAAATTTAATGCAAACCTTACTTTCTCAGTAAGTGATATATATACTTGGACAAATTACAGTGGTTATAATCCTGATGTTTCATTAGGAGGTCACAATGCCTTAAAAATGGGGCATGACTACGGTATTTACCCATTACCAATTACATATAATGTCGGTTTAAACCTAACATTTAAATAA
- a CDS encoding formylglycine-generating enzyme family protein has product MNKTFTIYSFTLFLFLPLCTWANNLQIGDITLTRNNDGSQSAQISFSVDWENSWRVNSGQNNWDAVWLFVKFKNQDSDYWQHATLSNGSGHTADNGGQIDTSNDTGDGYAQGAFLYSSSTKTQGAADYEVSLRWEYGVDQQGEGDLFEINVYGIEMVYVPQGRYSLGTGGGENNTFYLRYNDGGSKDKPYVVSTEDAITVGTEYGNLHWDLIGPVPGDWNSGTIPAAFPKGYQSFYCMKYEVTQGQYADFLNTLTSDQVGENDYPVTVYNGTNRNGLRQIGDEFTSDHPYLPLFYSSHKLLFNYLDWACLRPMTEFEYEKACRGTEDPVAREFSWGTSLVSTDDYSITDNDLSSEYISANYSDTDVNASTGNSTIDENNDVVLGPTRVGIFATSTSNRIEAGASYYGIMDMTGNVWEMVITVSYEEGHSFDGSHGNGNLDNIGNYTISGWPNISASNPATGIRGGSFENTQDRAYISARGYIGEDFSTSSGRSFVGGRGVRTAPNN; this is encoded by the coding sequence ATGAACAAGACATTTACTATTTACTCTTTTACGCTGTTCTTATTTTTACCTCTTTGTACTTGGGCGAACAACTTACAAATTGGTGACATTACGCTCACAAGAAATAATGATGGTAGCCAGTCTGCTCAGATTTCATTTTCTGTAGATTGGGAGAATTCTTGGCGAGTAAATAGTGGTCAGAATAACTGGGATGCAGTCTGGTTATTTGTAAAGTTTAAAAATCAAGATAGTGATTACTGGCAGCATGCAACATTAAGTAATGGGAGTGGTCATACAGCTGATAATGGAGGTCAAATTGATACTTCAAATGATACTGGAGATGGTTATGCACAAGGGGCATTTCTCTACAGTTCATCTACCAAGACACAAGGAGCGGCAGATTATGAAGTGTCTCTACGTTGGGAGTATGGTGTAGATCAGCAAGGCGAAGGAGATCTATTCGAAATCAATGTATACGGTATTGAAATGGTATATGTACCTCAAGGTAGATATTCTTTAGGAACCGGAGGGGGTGAGAATAACACATTCTATTTAAGGTATAATGATGGAGGTTCAAAAGATAAACCTTATGTAGTATCTACAGAAGATGCGATTACAGTAGGTACTGAGTATGGAAATTTACATTGGGATCTTATAGGACCAGTTCCTGGAGACTGGAATAGTGGAACCATACCTGCGGCTTTTCCAAAAGGGTATCAGAGTTTCTATTGTATGAAATATGAAGTGACCCAAGGGCAATATGCCGACTTCTTAAATACTTTGACAAGTGATCAGGTAGGAGAAAATGATTACCCTGTAACAGTTTATAATGGAACAAATAGGAATGGTTTAAGACAAATAGGTGATGAGTTTACATCTGATCATCCATATCTACCATTATTCTATTCAAGTCATAAGCTATTATTTAATTATCTGGATTGGGCATGTTTGAGACCAATGACCGAATTTGAATATGAAAAGGCCTGTAGAGGTACTGAAGATCCAGTGGCTCGAGAGTTTTCTTGGGGTACAAGTTTAGTTTCTACAGATGACTATTCGATTACTGATAATGATTTATCCTCAGAATACATTAGTGCCAATTACTCAGATACTGATGTAAATGCTTCTACAGGAAATTCGACTATTGATGAAAATAACGACGTGGTTCTTGGACCAACAAGGGTTGGTATTTTCGCAACAAGTACTTCTAATAGAATCGAAGCAGGAGCATCATACTATGGTATCATGGATATGACGGGTAATGTATGGGAAATGGTGATAACGGTATCTTATGAAGAAGGACATAGTTTTGATGGTTCACATGGAAATGGGAATCTAGATAATATAGGAAATTACACTATTTCTGGATGGCCAAATATTTCCGCGAGTAATCCAGCTACAGGAATTAGAGGAGGTAGTTTTGAAAATACTCAAGATAGAGCTTACATATCTGCAAGAGGTTATATAGGTGAGGATTTTTCAACTTCATCGGGAAGAAGTTTTGTTGGCGGTAGAGGAGTTAGAACAGCACCTAATAACTAA
- a CDS encoding T9SS type A sorting domain-containing protein, with amino-acid sequence MIKLKKLVGWIIFLICSTYNVNAQDIFSGGSGSGDDLSYLKESGSIVSASIFGGGSGAGDDLSHLEETGSVATGDIFSGGNASGYDLSSATNQSITTPDLSNEIYKGGQSKGDDFSHYEAEDPLEQMDLPIELADFEVVKQENRAIIKWITLTEINNDYFILERSKEGKNWQEIMRIDGQGNSSISQKYEVEDTSPIRGQSFYRLRNVDFDGTIHYSDIRSFINDTLDDFELLAYPNPFIDEFTLVLDEAYHSKIEMYAIDGKRINFDVLQSDDRKIKLSLPELRKGVYLIKVASKSTLILMKK; translated from the coding sequence ATGATAAAATTAAAGAAGTTAGTTGGATGGATAATTTTCCTTATATGTAGTACATATAATGTAAATGCCCAAGATATTTTTTCTGGGGGGTCGGGGTCAGGAGATGATCTTAGCTATTTGAAAGAGTCGGGTAGTATAGTATCCGCCAGTATTTTTGGTGGAGGTAGCGGTGCAGGAGACGATTTAAGTCACTTGGAGGAAACGGGTAGTGTGGCTACAGGAGATATTTTTAGTGGAGGTAATGCTTCAGGTTATGATTTAAGCTCAGCGACAAATCAGTCCATAACAACTCCCGATCTCTCGAATGAGATTTATAAAGGTGGTCAATCAAAAGGAGATGATTTTAGCCATTATGAGGCGGAAGACCCTCTTGAACAAATGGATCTTCCCATTGAATTGGCAGATTTCGAAGTTGTTAAACAAGAGAACAGGGCCATTATCAAATGGATAACGTTAACGGAAATCAACAATGATTATTTTATACTGGAAAGATCTAAAGAAGGGAAAAATTGGCAGGAAATAATGAGAATTGATGGTCAGGGTAATTCTTCAATATCACAAAAGTATGAAGTAGAGGATACCTCTCCGATTAGAGGGCAGTCTTTTTACAGATTAAGAAATGTTGATTTTGATGGCACTATTCACTATTCGGATATTCGATCATTTATCAATGATACGTTAGATGATTTCGAGCTTCTTGCTTACCCCAATCCATTTATAGATGAATTTACATTAGTATTAGATGAAGCGTATCATTCTAAAATAGAAATGTATGCAATAGATGGTAAGAGGATCAACTTTGATGTTCTTCAATCTGATGATAGAAAAATAAAACTATCACTACCAGAATTAAGAAAAGGAGTTTACCTAATAAAGGTAGCTTCAAAAAGTACTTTAATACTTATGAAAAAGTAA
- a CDS encoding Ig-like domain-containing protein, whose amino-acid sequence MKKLNLLSVLLMFLVFGCNEQQVEQDIKIDEGISVSPWEIPTAFEINETLQFIAYNISDYEEATGIVWSVVSPDGAVEVEEETGIVTGTKEGWGKVIATSSITNLSDTTYVVVGHENPSVDFLEPVIQELEVVVGRSIQVEAMTLPYNVSDLGLIWYEADEPEMINVESHGLVKAKVVGVTNVLAHTIRTEDREVLTTSIRLNVMPEIAVDTILFAEDVITQTETEEFGIAFNYLPENANDTTFHYYVSDTSILEINEETGLILAKKPGSALAFVSNDRILSKAVKVTVNEKVFAQGVELNYLLAGPIQFTGQSVQIEANFTPEETFDQTGVWTSSNELVASVDQGGVVTAVSDGTTIIKFVSNDGGFTDEVEVTVDATYYYFAAGETNNEVSVRPRKDLSIEEIVGTNHANEEVDLIQLTRVAGDGWPLYDISTQNSAIVNSDYGLEYSLWAKAIKADEKLSHYNISLILKSSSSGVRVKKVVEVKEPIFNEWTEYKFNFDDTEAINEDIDQMELIFWDGHFGDTTLNAQYIIEGLTGPRLR is encoded by the coding sequence ATGAAAAAACTAAACTTATTAAGCGTTTTATTGATGTTCCTTGTTTTTGGTTGTAATGAACAACAAGTGGAGCAAGACATCAAAATTGATGAAGGAATCAGCGTTAGTCCGTGGGAGATTCCAACAGCATTTGAGATAAACGAAACATTACAGTTTATTGCTTATAATATTTCTGATTACGAAGAAGCAACTGGTATTGTTTGGTCTGTAGTTTCTCCTGATGGAGCTGTAGAAGTAGAAGAAGAAACAGGTATTGTAACAGGAACAAAAGAAGGTTGGGGTAAGGTAATAGCCACTTCGTCAATTACTAATCTTTCCGATACAACTTATGTTGTAGTAGGACATGAGAATCCATCGGTTGACTTCTTAGAGCCTGTAATCCAAGAGTTAGAAGTTGTAGTCGGTAGAAGTATTCAAGTAGAAGCCATGACACTTCCTTACAACGTTAGTGATTTAGGGTTAATATGGTACGAAGCAGATGAACCAGAAATGATAAATGTAGAAAGTCACGGTCTGGTAAAAGCGAAAGTAGTGGGTGTTACTAATGTATTGGCACATACCATTAGAACGGAAGATAGGGAGGTTTTAACAACGTCAATTCGTTTAAATGTAATGCCTGAAATCGCTGTTGATACTATTTTATTTGCTGAAGATGTGATTACTCAAACAGAAACAGAAGAGTTTGGTATTGCATTTAACTACTTACCAGAAAATGCTAACGATACTACTTTCCATTACTATGTTTCTGATACCTCTATTTTAGAAATTAATGAAGAAACAGGTTTGATTTTAGCGAAGAAACCGGGTTCGGCATTAGCTTTTGTTTCTAACGATAGAATTTTATCAAAAGCAGTAAAGGTAACAGTAAATGAAAAAGTATTTGCTCAGGGTGTAGAATTAAATTATCTACTGGCAGGACCGATTCAGTTTACAGGTCAATCTGTTCAAATTGAAGCGAATTTTACTCCTGAAGAAACTTTTGATCAGACTGGTGTTTGGACGTCATCAAATGAGTTAGTAGCCTCTGTTGACCAAGGTGGTGTTGTAACTGCAGTAAGTGACGGAACAACAATCATTAAGTTTGTCTCTAATGATGGAGGTTTTACCGATGAAGTGGAAGTTACAGTAGATGCCACCTACTATTACTTTGCAGCAGGTGAAACAAACAATGAGGTTTCGGTAAGACCAAGAAAAGATTTATCGATTGAAGAAATTGTAGGTACTAACCATGCCAATGAGGAGGTAGATCTTATCCAACTGACAAGAGTAGCAGGTGATGGTTGGCCGTTATACGATATTTCGACACAAAACTCGGCTATTGTTAATTCAGATTATGGTTTAGAATATTCATTATGGGCAAAGGCCATAAAGGCAGATGAGAAGTTAAGTCATTATAATATTAGTCTTATTCTTAAAAGCTCTAGCAGTGGAGTAAGGGTGAAGAAAGTGGTAGAAGTGAAGGAGCCTATCTTTAATGAATGGACAGAATATAAATTTAACTTCGACGATACCGAAGCCATCAATGAAGATATCGACCAAATGGAATTAATTTTCTGGGATGGTCACTTTGGAGATACTACATTAAACGCACAATATATCATCGAAGGTCTTACAGGCCCTAGATTAAGATAA
- a CDS encoding RagB/SusD family nutrient uptake outer membrane protein: MNYKNIVFCLLMLGGVSCNFLEEDPKGYITENDLPQTYEGALSLAMAPYENWVSGGNLFGRWFYLWELGTDDMSSQERPEISGPNANYLLHTANPDEYFYYNGIWGPLWKGVADCNNAMDKIQKMDGEITDEEKEEIIGELKTNRALYYYFLVRMFGDLPKVTQPMNLLSNLGEIPRSDAMEIYNEIIIPDLKDAIEVLPESYGTSYAGRFTKTSANVLLAEVYLTMAGWRYTSAGQLLKGDSELYRYAMAYADSAINNNGGFEIFTENEEYENPFEQPWRQHFSKESLIEFGNLSGLGKGAQAEGLQLVAETMDHGAGKFWGGNPKKFHGSATGMYIPTPDLFRAFEEGDKRKDFSMLVKAVDAKGDTCYSPPIYHKLCDPFIYRGEPGFQAADGDINIVLYRIADALLIFAEASNEVNGPTAKAVEQINKLRRRGGLTDLSTSMTKDQFREIIWKERRVETNGEGKRKFDLVRTNRLKQLADARDIYYSSSDNPEYANGQKDDILINTICLPYPQHEYIWPIPRPDMLLHDNWKQNYGY; the protein is encoded by the coding sequence ATGAATTATAAAAATATTGTTTTTTGCCTGTTGATGCTAGGCGGAGTGAGTTGTAACTTCTTGGAAGAAGATCCAAAAGGTTATATCACAGAAAACGACCTACCGCAGACTTACGAAGGAGCACTTTCTTTGGCAATGGCTCCATATGAAAATTGGGTATCAGGTGGTAATTTATTCGGCAGATGGTTTTATCTGTGGGAATTAGGAACTGATGATATGTCAAGTCAGGAACGTCCAGAAATTTCAGGACCAAATGCCAATTATCTCCTACATACTGCAAATCCAGACGAATACTTCTATTACAATGGTATTTGGGGACCACTTTGGAAAGGTGTTGCAGATTGTAACAATGCGATGGATAAGATTCAGAAAATGGATGGAGAAATCACAGACGAGGAGAAAGAGGAGATTATCGGTGAACTAAAGACAAATAGAGCATTGTACTACTATTTTTTAGTACGAATGTTCGGTGATTTGCCTAAAGTGACACAACCGATGAACTTGTTGAGTAATTTAGGTGAGATTCCAAGATCTGATGCAATGGAGATTTACAACGAAATCATCATCCCAGATCTAAAAGATGCTATCGAAGTACTGCCTGAAAGCTATGGTACAAGTTATGCTGGTAGATTTACAAAAACTTCTGCAAATGTATTATTAGCAGAGGTGTATCTTACAATGGCGGGATGGAGATATACTTCAGCAGGACAGTTGTTAAAAGGCGACTCTGAATTATATAGATATGCAATGGCATATGCAGACAGTGCAATCAATAATAATGGAGGTTTTGAGATTTTTACTGAAAATGAAGAATACGAAAATCCATTCGAGCAACCATGGAGACAGCATTTCTCTAAAGAATCATTGATTGAATTTGGTAACCTTTCTGGTCTTGGTAAAGGTGCTCAAGCAGAAGGTTTACAGCTTGTAGCAGAAACTATGGACCATGGTGCTGGCAAATTCTGGGGAGGTAATCCAAAGAAATTTCATGGTTCAGCAACAGGTATGTATATCCCAACTCCAGATTTATTTAGAGCTTTTGAAGAAGGTGATAAAAGAAAAGATTTTAGTATGCTGGTGAAAGCCGTTGATGCAAAAGGAGATACTTGTTACAGTCCACCTATTTATCATAAGCTATGTGATCCTTTTATTTATAGAGGTGAGCCAGGTTTCCAAGCGGCAGACGGTGATATCAATATTGTTTTATACAGAATCGCAGATGCATTATTGATCTTTGCAGAAGCATCTAACGAAGTAAACGGCCCTACAGCAAAAGCAGTAGAACAGATCAATAAATTAAGAAGAAGAGGTGGTTTAACTGACCTATCTACTTCGATGACTAAAGATCAGTTTAGAGAAATTATCTGGAAGGAAAGAAGAGTAGAAACAAATGGAGAAGGGAAGCGTAAGTTTGACCTTGTGAGAACAAATAGGTTAAAACAACTAGCTGATGCAAGAGATATCTATTATAGCTCATCAGACAACCCAGAGTATGCAAACGGTCAGAAAGATGATATTCTGATTAATACCATTTGTTTGCCTTATCCACAGCATGAATATATATGGCCTATTCCTAGACCAGATATGCTACTACATGACAATTGGAAACAAAATTACGGTTACTAA